In Actinomycetota bacterium, the sequence CCAGCCGTTGGCGGATCTGTGTTGATATCCCAACCGGTCGAGAAGATGAAGGACAGGCCTTCCGTCTGGAAGGCCGACACCGCTTGTACGCCCAGGAAAATGGCAATCCCTGCAAGCACTACAAGGGACGTGAATGCGGCGCCCGTGACCAGCCGGCTGAAAACCCGATCGCCTCGATGCGAAGTCGCGGCCGAATGCAGGTCGCGTTGTTCCAGGTCGGGATTGGCCATATCCGGATGCTGTCTGAGTGAGGTTGACGTCAGGGGGCATCCCTAGAGAACACCAGCCATCACACACATGAACGGATGGTGAATTCGACTAGGCCCAATAGAGCAAGCCAACGCCGCTAAGGTCACTTGAATGAGTTCCAGACCGTCTGGCAAAACGGTGCGCACAGCGCTCACTGCTGTGATCGGGCTCGTCATCGTGATCGCGGTATTTGCGTTCCTGTTCCCGCAAATGGGTGACTACCGAGCCGCGCTCACCCAAATTGCCGACATGGCGCCCATTTGGATTGCCGCACTTGCAGTTGCCAGTGCCATCAACATCGGGATCTATCCATTCACCACTTCCGCGGCGATGCCTGAGGTCGGCTACCGGACCAGCTTCATCAATCGCCAGGCGGGATTTTCGATCAGCAACATCCTGCCCGGCGGCGGCGCCCTCGCCGCAGCAACTCAATACGCAATCCTGGCGCGCTACGGGGTTGAAGCTGCTCGCGCCGCAGCAGCAGTCACAGCCGATGCCATCTGGACCTATTTGCTGATTCTCGGCGCACCGGCCGTTGCCGTGACCCTGCTCGTGGCCGATGGCCACTCCGCTACCGCCTACGTCACCATCGCCGGCCTCGGACTTGGCGCTGTCGTGATGTCGATTCTCGGGATCGTTGCCGTACTTCGATCAGAGACCACCGCAAGAAGAGTTGGCGAGTTCTTGCAATCACCGGCTAACAAGCTCTATAGCTTGATTCGCAAGACTCCTCCTGACCTCTCCGAGGCACTTGCCAACTTCAACAAGCATGCGTCAGTGATGGTGAGCACCCGATGGAAGCAATTGACGCTCACAAACGTAGCCGCTCAGATGGCTCCGATCCTGGTGCTCGTCGTTGGACTTGCGGCTCTCGGCGTATTTCCCGATCCGGTGAACGCGATCGAAGTCTTCGCGGCATTCTCGATCTCGCTGATTCTCACGAGTATTCCGCTCACGCCCGGCGGACTTGGCACTGTCGACGCAGCGCTGGTCGCCTTGCTGGTGGCATTTGGCTGTCCGGCGGCCGACGCCATCGCGGCCGATCTGATCTGGCGGCTGGCTTGGTTCGTTCCGCAATTGCTCGTCGGTCTGACTGCCCTGGGTATCTACGCTTGGGATAGACGACGTCAGCCCCTGACGAGTGAGGATTGAACATGCAGATCGAAGTCTGGTCAGATCTCGTGTGTCCGTGGTGCTTCATTGGCAAGCGCCAGCTCGAAATTGCCCTCGAAAACTTCGAGCACAAGGACGAGGTCACCATCTGGCATCGCGCGTATCAACTCAATCCGCAAGCAAGCAAAACGACGCAGCGCACGACCGAACTGCTCGCCGCGAAGTACGGCGTCAGCGTTGCCGAGGCAACTGAGATGCAGCGCGGCATCACTGAGACAGCAGCAAGCGTCGGCTTGAGCTATCAACTGGATCGCACACTCACTGGCAATACTCTCGATGGTCATCGGCTTGTGCTCTGGGCGCAAGATCAGGATCTGGCATCGGGCACGCTCTTGCTCAACACCCTGTTCAGCGCCTATTTCGAGCAAGGGGCCTCGATTTTCGGAGTCGAAGAGCTCACGGCGTTCGCGGTCGCAGCCGGCTTCGAAAGTGCAGCGACCAATACTCTGCTCTTGGGCGACGACTACGCCGACTTCGTCTATCGCGATCAAGCAATCGCCAGAACTTTGGGCTGCACGGGCGTGCCGTTCTTTGTTCTCGATGAACGTTTTGGCGTTACTGGCGCACAATCCAGCGAGCTTTTTGAATCTGCACTGGCTCAGGCCCGGGAAGCAGACTCGGTCGCCCAATGAGTGGTGGACAGATCTTCCTCGTTCGTCACGGAGAGACCGAATGGAGCAATTCTGGAAGGCACACTGGCCGCACCGAAATACCGTTGACCGAGCATGGCGAAAGAGATGCCCGCGCAGTTGCAGCATTGATCCCGCCGCATCCTGATCTCGTCTTGTGCAGCCCACTGCAACGGGCGCAGCACACGGCCACTCTCGCCGGGCTCAAAGTCACGCGCACAGATCCAGATCTCCTCGAATGGGATTATGGCGCTTGGGAGGGCCTGACCACCGCAGAGATCCGCACACAACTGAACGAACCCACGTGGACGATTTGGTCTGATCCGATCCCGGCTGGCGCCACCCCCGGTGAGCAGTTGGCTGATATTCATGCGCGAACCGCGCGGGTGATCTCGCAATGCTTGCCCATTGTCGAGCAAGGCGGTGTGTGCGTGCTCGTGGCTCACGGTCACCTCCTGCGAATTCTCACTTCTACTTGGCTGGCACTGGAGCCCATTGATGGCCGATTGTTTGCACTGGATCCCGCAACCTTGTCGATTCTCGGATTCGAGCATGAGCAGCACGTGATCCGAACCTGGAACGCAAGCAGCCAGCAACCTCAGTAGGTTGATCAGGTGCAAAACGACAGCGCCACCCAAAGGCAGATCAAGTTCGCCGTCTTCCTTCAATCGATGGCCGGGCTCTTGCTCATCACCGCTGGAGTTGTCCGATGGACCGCAGTCGGATTCGATGGATGGTCACTGGTGTTCATCCTTGCCGGACTCGGCTCTGCAACTGCTGCCTTGTTCCTCATTCGCGCCTTGCGCAAGTTCTAATTGATCGGGTGCCAGCAAGCCCCAAGCCATCCACCTCTAGACTGCAATGACCAAGGGGAGCTCGCAGATTCGGCGCGCTGAGAGGGTGGACGTCTCCACCGACCCAATGAACCTGATCTGGGTAATGCCAGCGCAAGGGAGAAGGTGGAAATGCGTTTCCATGCATCAAAATTGACCATCGGGCTCGTCGTGAGCAGTGGGATTCTGCTCAGCGCCTGCAGCAGCAATACCGAGTCCTCCGGACCGACAACCGTACGACTACTCGCACACGATTCCTTTGTCGTAAGCCAGTCGCTCGTCGATCAGTTCAAGAAAGACACCGGAATCACGATTGAAGTGACGACTGGAGGCGATGCGGGTTCGATGGTTGCCGGAGCCGTGCTCGCTTCGGGCTCGCCGAGCGCCGACGTCATGTTCGGCATCGACAACACATTGCTTTCCAAGGCTGTGGATGCCGACGTCTTCAGCTCCTACACCGCCGCTGACGTCAACTCGATCGTGCCGAGTCTTCGCGAGGACACCGCGGGTGGATTAGTGACGCCGATCGACTATGGCGATGTGTGCATCAACATTGACGATGTCTGGTTCGCCAAGCATCACTTGGCAGCGCCGACCAACATCGATCAACTCACGAGCAAGCAGTACAAGGACTTACTCGTGGTTGAGGATCCGGCGAGTTCTTCCCCTGGTCTGGCCTTTCTTCTGGCAACGATCGCCAAATACGGAGACGGCTGGACGAAGTACTGGGAGGAGTTGAACGCGAACGGAGTCAAAGTCTCTGGAAGTTGGACTGACGCATACGAAAGTGTCTTCAGCGCAAGCAAGGGCGACCGTCCCATGGTTGTCTCGTACGCAACAAGCCCGCCAGCCGAGATCGTCTACTCCGAGGCACCGAAGCCAAGCAAGCCCTCGACCTCAGTTCTGACAGAAGGCTGTTACCGGCAAGTTGAGTTTGCAGGTGTACTCCGCGGGACTCAGAATGAAGCAGCGGCGCAGAAGGTTGTCGATTGGCTGCTTTCGGCGCCTGTGCAAGCCGATGTTCCGCTCTCGATGTTCGTCTTTCCAGCTCGCTCCGGTGTGCCGCTGCCCAAGGTATTCACCAAGTTCGCGGCGCAGGTGCCCAAGCCAATGCAGCTTCCAGCCTCAGATGTGAACTCTCATCTGAATGAGTGGCTCAAGACTTGGGGTCAGGTGATGGGCCGCTGAACGCACCAAGCTGGCTGAAGTGGGCGTGGGTTCCCCCTGCTCTCTTTCTTGCTGTTCTTCTTGGCGCACCCATCACGACAGTTCTGCAGCATTCGCTCGAAGCAGTCGGCAACTTCGACTGGTCATCAACTATGCGCATTGCTGGGCTTGCCGCAGTGCAAGCACTCATCAGCGCGGGCTTTGCATTGGCCATCGGCATCCCGCTTGCTGCTGTGCTGAGCAGCTACCAATTTCGCGGCCGAGCGTTGACTCAGGCACTTGTCACAGTGCCCTTTGTCTTACCCACAGTGGTCATCGCCTTGGCCTTTCGAGGCTTGCTTGGTTCATTCCTGGAACCAGGCTTTCTTCTCGTTATCGCAGCGCACACATACATCAATCTCGCTGTCATCGTTCGGATCGTCGGTGCGACTTGGCAGCAATTGGACACCCGCGAGGTGACTGCGGCCCGCGCCTTGGGAGCCACCCCATTCCGCGCTTTCGTCACAGTCACGCTGCCACAACTGCGCGGGGCCATTTTGTCCGCAGCAGCGGTCGTGTTCGTGTTCTGCTTTACCTCCCTTGGTGTGGTGCTGGTACTGGGTGACAGCAGCACTCGCACTTTGGAGTCGCAGATTCTCCGCGAGACCTCGCTGCTGCTCGACTTTCCCACCGCTGCGATGACAGCTGTCCTGCAGTTGATCCTCGTAACAGTTGTGCTACTCCTCGGAGCACGTGCTTCAGTGACACGAACTCGATCCACCCCGGTTTTGCGCATAGCGCGATTGCCTCGACCGCGGAGGCTGCGTCAAAGAATCTTCGTGTTCGCAATAGCCGGAGCCGGCGTGGCGATCGTATTGCTGCCACTGGTATCTCTCGCCTTTGACTCCATCAGAGGGCAGGACGGATGGACTCTGCAGTGGTGGCAGTCGCTCACCTCACTGGACGCCGGAACAACGCGGCTTGCAAGCCCAGCTTCGGCCATCGCAGTGTCGCTGAAGTACGCAGTGATTTCCGGGCTCATCGCTGGATTCATTGGTGT encodes:
- a CDS encoding lysylphosphatidylglycerol synthase transmembrane domain-containing protein, whose protein sequence is MSSRPSGKTVRTALTAVIGLVIVIAVFAFLFPQMGDYRAALTQIADMAPIWIAALAVASAINIGIYPFTTSAAMPEVGYRTSFINRQAGFSISNILPGGGALAAATQYAILARYGVEAARAAAAVTADAIWTYLLILGAPAVAVTLLVADGHSATAYVTIAGLGLGAVVMSILGIVAVLRSETTARRVGEFLQSPANKLYSLIRKTPPDLSEALANFNKHASVMVSTRWKQLTLTNVAAQMAPILVLVVGLAALGVFPDPVNAIEVFAAFSISLILTSIPLTPGGLGTVDAALVALLVAFGCPAADAIAADLIWRLAWFVPQLLVGLTALGIYAWDRRRQPLTSED
- a CDS encoding DsbA family oxidoreductase, translated to MQIEVWSDLVCPWCFIGKRQLEIALENFEHKDEVTIWHRAYQLNPQASKTTQRTTELLAAKYGVSVAEATEMQRGITETAASVGLSYQLDRTLTGNTLDGHRLVLWAQDQDLASGTLLLNTLFSAYFEQGASIFGVEELTAFAVAAGFESAATNTLLLGDDYADFVYRDQAIARTLGCTGVPFFVLDERFGVTGAQSSELFESALAQAREADSVAQ
- a CDS encoding histidine phosphatase family protein → MSGGQIFLVRHGETEWSNSGRHTGRTEIPLTEHGERDARAVAALIPPHPDLVLCSPLQRAQHTATLAGLKVTRTDPDLLEWDYGAWEGLTTAEIRTQLNEPTWTIWSDPIPAGATPGEQLADIHARTARVISQCLPIVEQGGVCVLVAHGHLLRILTSTWLALEPIDGRLFALDPATLSILGFEHEQHVIRTWNASSQQPQ
- a CDS encoding thiamine ABC transporter substrate-binding protein — its product is MRFHASKLTIGLVVSSGILLSACSSNTESSGPTTVRLLAHDSFVVSQSLVDQFKKDTGITIEVTTGGDAGSMVAGAVLASGSPSADVMFGIDNTLLSKAVDADVFSSYTAADVNSIVPSLREDTAGGLVTPIDYGDVCINIDDVWFAKHHLAAPTNIDQLTSKQYKDLLVVEDPASSSPGLAFLLATIAKYGDGWTKYWEELNANGVKVSGSWTDAYESVFSASKGDRPMVVSYATSPPAEIVYSEAPKPSKPSTSVLTEGCYRQVEFAGVLRGTQNEAAAQKVVDWLLSAPVQADVPLSMFVFPARSGVPLPKVFTKFAAQVPKPMQLPASDVNSHLNEWLKTWGQVMGR
- a CDS encoding ABC transporter permease subunit, with product MAQDLGSGDGPLNAPSWLKWAWVPPALFLAVLLGAPITTVLQHSLEAVGNFDWSSTMRIAGLAAVQALISAGFALAIGIPLAAVLSSYQFRGRALTQALVTVPFVLPTVVIALAFRGLLGSFLEPGFLLVIAAHTYINLAVIVRIVGATWQQLDTREVTAARALGATPFRAFVTVTLPQLRGAILSAAAVVFVFCFTSLGVVLVLGDSSTRTLESQILRETSLLLDFPTAAMTAVLQLILVTVVLLLGARASVTRTRSTPVLRIARLPRPRRLRQRIFVFAIAGAGVAIVLLPLVSLAFDSIRGQDGWTLQWWQSLTSLDAGTTRLASPASAIAVSLKYAVISGLIAGFIGVLAAMSVLAHRVGRAVALVALAPLGLSAATLGLGLMLSFGRPPIDLRSLDLLIPLAHSLVAVPLVIAVVLPTLRATDARAATVASALGARPTRAFFTAYGPTLRIVLLAAGGLAACVSLGEFGAASFLARSGAPTVPLQIMRLLQRPGDASLGVATALAMVLVIGTVLLILGVDALGRRSLAR